In Pseudovibrio brasiliensis, the following are encoded in one genomic region:
- a CDS encoding SPFH domain-containing protein yields MDILTGSSITVLILVAVIIFVVFAGAKMVPQGYNYTVERFGKYRKTLHPGLNIIIPFIDQIGHRVNMMEQVLEVPAQEVITKDNATVTGNGVAFYQVLSASQASYEVQGLQNAILNLTMTNIRSVMGSMVLDELLSNRDEINSRLLRVVDAACEPWGVKITRIEIKDINPPDDLVDAMARQMKAEREKRAAILEAEGDRQAEIAKAEGVKQSLILEAEGRQQAAMRDAEARERLAQAEAKATMMVSEAIAKGDMGAINYFIANKYVEAFGELAKSPNQKTLILPMEATGMIGSLAGIAEIGKEALKESQQRSSSRIPNTGSSEG; encoded by the coding sequence ATGGATATTTTGACAGGTAGTTCGATTACCGTCCTCATACTGGTCGCCGTGATCATTTTTGTTGTATTTGCTGGCGCGAAAATGGTCCCTCAGGGTTACAACTACACCGTTGAGCGCTTTGGTAAGTACCGGAAAACATTGCACCCAGGCCTCAACATCATCATCCCGTTCATTGATCAGATTGGTCATCGTGTAAACATGATGGAGCAGGTGCTGGAAGTTCCTGCGCAGGAAGTGATTACGAAGGACAACGCGACCGTTACCGGCAACGGTGTGGCCTTCTATCAAGTGCTGAGTGCTTCTCAGGCCTCCTATGAAGTGCAGGGTCTTCAGAATGCTATCCTGAACCTGACCATGACCAACATCCGTAGTGTTATGGGTTCCATGGTTCTCGATGAGCTGCTCTCCAATCGTGATGAGATCAACTCCCGCTTGCTTCGTGTGGTTGATGCGGCCTGTGAGCCTTGGGGCGTGAAAATCACACGTATTGAAATTAAGGACATCAATCCACCGGATGATCTGGTTGATGCGATGGCACGCCAGATGAAAGCGGAACGTGAGAAGCGTGCGGCTATTCTTGAAGCTGAAGGTGACCGCCAAGCTGAGATTGCTAAGGCTGAAGGTGTTAAGCAGTCTCTCATTCTTGAAGCTGAAGGTCGACAACAAGCTGCAATGCGCGACGCAGAAGCACGAGAGCGACTAGCGCAAGCGGAAGCAAAAGCAACTATGATGGTTTCTGAGGCGATTGCTAAAGGTGATATGGGTGCGATCAACTACTTTATTGCCAACAAGTATGTTGAAGCGTTTGGTGAGCTTGCGAAATCTCCAAACCAGAAAACACTCATTCTGCCTATGGAAGCGACTGGCATGATCGGTAGCCTTGCTGGCATTGCTGAGATTGGCAAGGAAGCGCTGAAAGAGTCGCAGCAGCGTAGCTCCAGCCGTATCCCAAATACAGGTAGTTCAGAGGGCTAA
- the hemH gene encoding ferrochelatase has translation MNQSKSGNATTPGNHPPVSFGKVGVLLVNLGTPDGTDYWSMRRYLAEFLSDRRVIEWSRFLWLPILHGIVLSKRPQKSGAAYKEIWNNELDESPLRTITRSQSDKLTEVLADLGENVVVDWAMRYGNPSIASRLDALKAQGCDRILVFPLYPQYSASTTATVNDEVFRALLKMRWQPTIRIVPPYHDDETYIDSLATSIKNKLSELEEEPEVVLASFHGIPQSYFDKGDPYHCHCQKTTRLMREKLGWDDKKLQITFQSRFGPEEWLQPYTDKTVEKLAKEGVKRIAVLNPGFVADCLETLEEIAGEAAEIFEEHGGEQFTHIPCLNDAPEGMAVLENVVRRELQGWI, from the coding sequence ATGAACCAGAGCAAAAGCGGCAACGCCACAACGCCGGGAAATCACCCTCCGGTCTCATTCGGGAAAGTGGGTGTTCTTCTCGTAAATCTCGGGACACCTGATGGGACCGATTATTGGTCCATGCGCCGCTATCTGGCGGAGTTCCTCTCAGATCGACGGGTTATCGAATGGTCACGCTTCTTGTGGCTGCCAATTCTCCATGGCATCGTGTTGAGCAAACGCCCGCAGAAGTCCGGTGCAGCTTACAAAGAGATCTGGAACAATGAGCTTGATGAGAGCCCGCTGCGCACCATCACACGAAGCCAATCAGACAAGCTGACCGAGGTTCTTGCTGATCTTGGTGAGAACGTGGTTGTTGACTGGGCGATGCGTTATGGCAATCCATCTATCGCGAGCCGTCTGGATGCGTTGAAGGCACAAGGGTGCGATCGCATTCTTGTCTTCCCGCTCTACCCGCAGTACTCGGCCTCTACGACAGCAACTGTGAATGATGAAGTGTTCCGCGCCTTGTTGAAGATGCGCTGGCAGCCGACTATTCGCATTGTACCGCCTTATCATGATGATGAGACCTACATCGACTCACTGGCGACTTCGATCAAGAACAAGCTGAGTGAGCTGGAGGAAGAGCCGGAAGTGGTTTTGGCGTCCTTCCACGGTATTCCGCAGAGCTATTTCGATAAGGGCGATCCTTATCACTGCCATTGTCAGAAAACGACACGCCTGATGCGTGAGAAGCTGGGTTGGGATGACAAGAAGCTACAGATCACATTCCAGTCCCGTTTCGGTCCGGAAGAGTGGCTGCAGCCTTATACTGATAAGACTGTCGAGAAGCTGGCAAAAGAAGGTGTGAAGCGGATTGCCGTTTTGAATCCGGGCTTTGTGGCAGACTGCCTTGAAACGCTGGAAGAGATCGCTGGTGAAGCTGCCGAGATCTTTGAGGAGCATGGGGGCGAGCAGTTTACGCATATCCCGTGCCTCAATGATGCGCCGGAAGGTATGGCTGTGCTGGAGAACGTGGTGCGCCGCGAGCTTCAGGGCTGGATCTAG
- a CDS encoding phenylacetate--CoA ligase family protein — protein sequence MENQYFDELEIRSQEEREADLMARLPGQIAMAKAEASGWAKHLADIDPAEITSREALAKLPVLRKSDLLAAQAEEPPLGGFAAGDFSTYKRIFMSPGPIWEPQGPEADPWKSARAFHATGIRPGDIVHNALSYHMTPGGFILDQGARAYGCVVFPAGIGNTDMQVSAISSLRPTAYAGTPDYLKVILDRAAEMGADVSSITRGLVSGGALYPSLREEYANRGVKVLQAYATADLGIVAYESEAMEGMIANEDFIIEIVRPGTGEPVAPGEVGELVVTTFSPTYPLIRFATGDLSAVMPGISPCGRTNMRLKGWMGRADQRTKVKGMFVDPAQIERLRKQAGDDIGRARLSVVRQGEQDHMILKVETEAASDDFIAALKKSLKEHTGLNGDVELVAPDTLPNDGKVISDEREVTA from the coding sequence ATGGAAAACCAATATTTTGATGAGTTGGAGATCCGGTCCCAAGAGGAGCGTGAAGCTGATCTGATGGCGCGTCTGCCGGGCCAGATCGCCATGGCGAAGGCTGAGGCTTCTGGTTGGGCCAAGCATCTGGCTGATATCGATCCTGCTGAGATCACAAGCCGGGAAGCTCTGGCTAAGTTGCCTGTGCTGCGTAAGTCAGACTTGCTTGCAGCACAAGCAGAAGAGCCACCGCTGGGCGGCTTTGCTGCGGGTGACTTTTCTACCTACAAACGCATCTTCATGTCTCCGGGCCCAATCTGGGAGCCGCAGGGGCCTGAAGCTGATCCTTGGAAGTCCGCACGCGCGTTCCATGCGACGGGTATTCGTCCGGGTGACATCGTGCACAATGCGCTGTCCTATCACATGACACCGGGTGGGTTCATTCTGGATCAGGGTGCGCGTGCTTATGGCTGTGTTGTCTTCCCAGCAGGTATCGGTAATACGGATATGCAGGTTTCTGCGATCTCCAGCCTGCGTCCGACGGCTTATGCCGGTACGCCGGATTATCTGAAGGTTATTCTGGATCGTGCTGCTGAGATGGGTGCTGATGTCAGCTCCATCACCCGCGGTCTTGTTTCCGGTGGAGCGCTTTATCCGAGCTTGCGTGAGGAGTACGCAAATCGTGGTGTGAAAGTTCTGCAGGCCTATGCAACGGCTGATCTGGGTATCGTGGCTTACGAGAGTGAAGCCATGGAAGGTATGATTGCCAACGAAGATTTCATCATCGAGATCGTTCGTCCGGGCACTGGCGAGCCTGTTGCTCCGGGTGAGGTTGGCGAGCTGGTGGTGACCACATTTTCACCGACCTATCCGCTCATTCGCTTCGCTACAGGTGATCTTTCCGCTGTTATGCCGGGTATCTCGCCTTGTGGCCGTACCAACATGCGCCTGAAGGGCTGGATGGGCCGTGCTGACCAGCGCACCAAGGTGAAGGGCATGTTTGTTGACCCTGCCCAGATCGAACGTCTGCGCAAACAGGCTGGCGATGATATTGGGCGTGCTCGCCTCTCCGTGGTTCGTCAGGGAGAGCAGGATCACATGATCCTGAAGGTGGAGACAGAAGCGGCAAGCGATGACTTTATCGCTGCACTGAAGAAGTCCCTGAAAGAGCACACTGGCCTTAATGGTGATGTGGAACTGGTGGCGCCAGATACACTGCCGAACGATGGCAAGGTGATCTCTGATGAGCGTGAAGTGACTGCCTAA
- a CDS encoding ribonuclease T2 family protein, which translates to MHFLSKVIVGAALLGVASVVPASSQVKLDGYFLAEEACPAFKSFRKQTNPGSVHVERMRAYELLGKNKAQASHYFIRMNGVNPAERWVDVSCGLHLVEAEGSGQTAGNGSGGSAGSKVVRPAVKGPSADAEFLLAASWQPAFCQTHQEIPECSSQVEGRFDASHFALHGLWPQPRGNFWCGVTRAEKRLAEERSTRGQLPPVELEDATREELDKVMPGAQSHLDRYEWVKHGTCYSDSAEEYYTESLDLMEQLNGSAVRDLFASNIGEVLTTAQVRAAFDESFGAGAGNRVEVRCKGGLITELFINLKGQIEPDTPMSELLLAAKPVQSDCQGRVDPVGFN; encoded by the coding sequence ATGCATTTTCTTTCTAAGGTTATTGTCGGGGCTGCGCTTTTGGGCGTGGCCTCAGTTGTGCCGGCTTCCTCTCAAGTCAAACTAGACGGTTATTTCCTCGCTGAAGAAGCCTGTCCGGCGTTCAAGTCTTTCCGAAAGCAGACCAATCCGGGCAGCGTTCATGTGGAACGGATGCGGGCTTATGAGCTGCTTGGAAAGAACAAAGCACAGGCTTCGCATTACTTTATCCGAATGAATGGCGTGAACCCGGCAGAGCGCTGGGTGGATGTTTCCTGCGGTCTTCATCTGGTTGAGGCTGAGGGCAGTGGGCAGACGGCTGGCAATGGTTCCGGTGGGTCGGCTGGATCAAAGGTGGTTCGCCCTGCGGTGAAGGGGCCATCGGCTGATGCGGAGTTTTTGCTGGCAGCAAGCTGGCAACCGGCGTTTTGCCAAACTCACCAAGAGATCCCCGAGTGTTCTTCTCAAGTGGAAGGACGGTTTGATGCGAGCCACTTTGCTTTGCATGGTTTGTGGCCTCAGCCGCGTGGGAACTTCTGGTGCGGTGTGACACGTGCAGAAAAACGTCTTGCTGAAGAACGCTCTACACGTGGGCAGCTGCCTCCTGTTGAGTTGGAAGACGCAACACGGGAAGAGCTGGATAAGGTGATGCCAGGCGCTCAATCCCATCTGGACCGTTATGAATGGGTGAAGCACGGCACTTGTTACAGTGACAGTGCTGAAGAGTATTACACGGAATCTCTTGATCTTATGGAGCAATTGAACGGCTCTGCTGTCCGTGATCTGTTTGCTTCCAATATTGGTGAGGTTCTGACGACTGCGCAGGTTCGTGCGGCGTTTGATGAGTCTTTTGGAGCCGGTGCGGGGAACCGTGTTGAGGTGCGTTGTAAGGGTGGTTTGATCACTGAGCTCTTTATCAATCTGAAGGGCCAGATTGAGCCGGATACCCCGATGAGTGAGTTACTGCTGGCGGCGAAGCCAGTGCAATCTGATTGTCAGGGCCGGGTTGATCCTGTCGGGTTCAATTAA
- a CDS encoding ABC transporter ATP-binding protein, which yields MNAIAEQTSNSKAPAANLQVAEDILSINNIEVIYDHVVLVLKGVSLTVPRGGIVALLGANGAGKTTTLKAISNLLQAERGEVTKGNIEFQGKQVQALSPNELVRRGCIQVMEGRRCFGHLSIEDNLMTGAYTRTDGNAEIKRDLEMVYDYFPRLRERRGSQAGYTSGGEQQMCAVGRALMSRPDMILLDEPSMGLAPQLQEEIFEIVKKLNKNEGVSFLLAEQNTNVALKYATYGYIMEAGRIVLDGDADSLRENEDVKEFYLGVGGEGRKSFRDGKHYKRRKRWLA from the coding sequence ATGAACGCAATTGCAGAACAGACATCAAATTCCAAGGCACCAGCCGCTAACCTGCAGGTTGCCGAAGACATTTTGTCTATTAACAACATCGAAGTCATCTACGACCACGTGGTGCTGGTTCTCAAAGGGGTGTCTTTGACCGTGCCTAGAGGTGGTATTGTTGCTCTGCTGGGTGCGAACGGTGCCGGTAAGACAACGACCCTGAAAGCTATTTCCAACCTGCTGCAAGCAGAGCGTGGAGAAGTGACAAAGGGCAATATCGAATTTCAAGGAAAGCAGGTTCAGGCACTTTCTCCGAACGAACTGGTGCGCCGCGGATGTATTCAGGTGATGGAAGGCCGTCGTTGTTTTGGTCACCTTTCCATTGAAGATAACCTGATGACCGGTGCTTACACCCGTACAGATGGCAATGCTGAGATCAAGCGCGATCTGGAGATGGTGTATGACTATTTCCCGCGTTTGCGTGAGCGTCGTGGCTCTCAGGCGGGTTACACCTCAGGTGGTGAGCAACAGATGTGTGCGGTGGGCCGTGCCTTGATGAGTCGCCCGGACATGATTTTGCTGGACGAACCAAGCATGGGTCTTGCGCCGCAGCTGCAGGAAGAGATCTTCGAGATCGTGAAGAAGCTGAATAAGAACGAAGGCGTTTCGTTCCTGCTTGCTGAACAGAACACCAACGTTGCGCTGAAGTATGCGACCTACGGGTACATCATGGAAGCGGGCCGTATCGTGCTGGATGGTGATGCTGACTCTCTGCGTGAAAACGAAGACGTGAAAGAGTTCTATCTTGGCGTTGGCGGTGAGGGACGTAAGTCGTTCCGCGATGGCAAGCACTATAAGCGTCGTAAGCGCTGGTTGGCATAA
- a CDS encoding ABC transporter substrate-binding protein — protein sequence MKHFTNFGKAVAAGALAVAMSTAAMAADGLNFPNLTYRTGPFAGTGTPIMNGQRDYMLMLNERDGGIGGVPIDYIECETGYNTNKGVECYEKTKGDALVTQPWSTGITLQVMPRTNVDRIPILAPGYGFSPMSDGNTFAWAFNPPVSYWDGAYMILDYIAGGDMSSLKGKKIVLLHLDHPFGKEPIPLLEKLAEMHDFKLVPIPVGLKEMQNQSAQWLQIRRERPDNVVMWGWGAMNAGAITEAVKTRYPMENFIGIWWSGSDADLQNVGAKAKGYKSVSFNAPGNFPVLEDIRTHVVSKGNSEIKSEADMDTIFYQRGIIISMILAEAAKTAQDHFGEKNINAEQLRWGLENLDITEARLEELGMKGMTPPLKMACDNHTGHSGAWMLEWNGEEFVQASDLLTPNRELIKPLELEKAADYAKNNAPWPGRGDLACN from the coding sequence ATGAAACACTTTACGAATTTCGGTAAGGCTGTTGCAGCTGGTGCCCTTGCAGTTGCCATGAGCACTGCCGCAATGGCAGCAGATGGCCTTAACTTTCCTAACCTGACATACCGTACTGGCCCATTTGCGGGCACTGGTACACCAATCATGAACGGCCAGCGTGACTACATGCTTATGCTGAACGAGCGTGACGGTGGTATCGGCGGTGTGCCAATCGATTACATCGAGTGTGAAACTGGCTACAACACCAACAAAGGCGTTGAGTGCTACGAGAAGACAAAGGGAGATGCTCTCGTAACACAGCCATGGTCAACCGGTATCACTCTGCAGGTTATGCCACGCACCAACGTTGATCGTATTCCAATTCTGGCACCTGGTTACGGCTTCTCGCCAATGTCAGACGGTAATACATTCGCTTGGGCGTTTAACCCGCCAGTGTCCTACTGGGACGGCGCATACATGATCCTCGACTACATTGCTGGCGGTGACATGTCTTCGCTGAAGGGTAAGAAGATCGTTCTTCTTCACCTTGATCACCCATTTGGAAAAGAGCCAATTCCGCTTCTGGAAAAGCTTGCAGAAATGCATGACTTCAAGCTGGTTCCGATCCCTGTTGGCCTGAAGGAAATGCAGAACCAGTCTGCTCAGTGGCTTCAGATCCGTCGTGAGCGTCCAGACAACGTCGTCATGTGGGGTTGGGGTGCTATGAACGCTGGTGCGATCACCGAAGCGGTTAAGACCCGTTACCCAATGGAAAACTTCATCGGTATCTGGTGGTCTGGCTCTGATGCTGACCTGCAGAATGTTGGCGCAAAAGCGAAGGGCTACAAGTCTGTAAGCTTCAACGCTCCAGGTAACTTCCCAGTGCTTGAAGACATCCGTACGCATGTTGTTTCCAAAGGCAATTCAGAGATCAAATCTGAAGCTGACATGGACACCATCTTCTATCAGCGCGGTATCATTATCTCCATGATCCTGGCGGAAGCAGCGAAAACTGCTCAGGATCACTTTGGTGAGAAGAACATCAATGCTGAACAGCTGCGTTGGGGTCTTGAGAACCTGGACATCACCGAAGCTCGTCTTGAAGAGCTGGGTATGAAGGGCATGACACCACCACTGAAGATGGCTTGTGACAACCACACCGGCCACTCTGGTGCTTGGATGCTTGAGTGGAACGGTGAAGAGTTCGTACAGGCAAGTGACCTGCTGACTCCAAACCGTGAGCTGATCAAGCCGCTTGAGCTGGAAAAAGCTGCTGACTACGCGAAGAACAATGCTCCATGGCCAGGTCGTGGCGACCTCGCTTGTAACTAA
- a CDS encoding branched-chain amino acid ABC transporter permease, protein MFYRTSGQFKTTYESDQALFPIKQDMILLVVILATMYVIFPMFASEFTYKALLVPVLIYSLASLGLNILTGYAGQLSLGTAGFMGVGAYACYKITTIFPEMNIVIALFLSGFFSAAVGVAFGLPSLRIKGFYLAIATLASQFFLVWLFEKWAWLYNYNASGAIEVRTMDIFGLVVTGPNASPMVQYYFVLGIVSVVTFAMINLTRGRYGRTWKAVRDMDIAAELVGINLMRAKLSAFAVSSYIVGIAGALMVFFWKGAAEPNLFDIPMSFQIVFIAIIGGLGSVMGNFLGAILIVALPVVLNLLPEILGISIGSATMEHVNVMVVGSLIIMFLIVEPHGLARFWALIREKLIIWPFPH, encoded by the coding sequence GTGTTTTACAGAACTTCTGGTCAGTTCAAGACGACTTACGAAAGCGATCAGGCGCTCTTCCCAATCAAGCAGGATATGATCCTGCTGGTTGTGATCCTTGCCACCATGTATGTGATCTTTCCGATGTTCGCATCGGAGTTCACCTACAAGGCTCTGCTGGTGCCGGTGCTGATTTATTCTCTGGCTTCACTTGGGCTGAATATTCTGACGGGATATGCGGGGCAGCTGTCGCTGGGTACTGCGGGTTTCATGGGCGTTGGTGCCTATGCCTGCTACAAGATCACCACGATCTTCCCTGAAATGAACATTGTAATTGCTTTGTTCCTTTCCGGCTTCTTCTCAGCTGCAGTTGGTGTGGCGTTTGGTTTGCCGTCGCTGCGTATTAAAGGCTTCTATCTTGCCATTGCGACGCTTGCTTCGCAGTTCTTCCTGGTGTGGCTCTTCGAGAAGTGGGCGTGGCTTTACAACTACAACGCATCCGGTGCGATTGAAGTGCGCACCATGGACATCTTTGGTCTTGTTGTGACCGGCCCGAATGCGTCGCCGATGGTCCAATACTACTTCGTTCTTGGCATCGTTTCTGTGGTGACCTTTGCCATGATCAACCTGACACGTGGCCGTTATGGTCGTACGTGGAAGGCAGTTCGCGACATGGACATTGCTGCGGAACTGGTGGGCATCAACCTGATGCGTGCGAAGCTTTCTGCCTTTGCTGTGAGCTCTTATATCGTTGGTATTGCCGGCGCGCTGATGGTGTTCTTCTGGAAAGGTGCTGCTGAGCCGAACCTCTTTGATATTCCAATGAGTTTCCAGATCGTCTTTATCGCGATCATCGGTGGTCTTGGCAGTGTGATGGGTAACTTCCTGGGTGCGATCCTGATTGTGGCGCTGCCAGTTGTGCTGAACCTGTTGCCTGAAATTCTCGGAATTAGCATCGGGTCTGCCACCATGGAACACGTCAACGTTATGGTGGTTGGTTCTCTCATTATCATGTTCTTGATTGTCGAGCCTCACGGTCTTGCGCGGTTCTGGGCGCTTATTCGTGAAAAGCTCATCATTTGGCCATTCCCTCACTAA
- a CDS encoding branched-chain amino acid ABC transporter permease — METLYTVLIDPFVQMVEVPDFFLQVLWEGLVSGVLYSLIALGFVLIFKSSRIFNFAQGIMVVFAALSLVGLHTFLVPFVGNEFVAAAIAMPLTLGIMYALAMGVERMVLRPLVGQPDIILFMATIGITMFLIGFGEFVFGGENKVMITEALGIPTGAIEFEPFGGFLLLEEKDVFAVVMAIVLVISLLVFLNKSAMGRAIRALGDDHTAALSVGISLSTIWVLVWFIAGVIALATGIVWGARAGVSFALEVIAYKALPVLMLGGLESVSGAIIGGIAIGLLEKIFEIYWGQPLFGGNTETWFAFIFALIVLLFRPQGLFGEKIIERV, encoded by the coding sequence GTGGAAACGCTTTACACTGTTTTAATCGACCCGTTTGTTCAGATGGTCGAAGTCCCGGACTTCTTTCTGCAGGTGCTGTGGGAAGGCCTTGTTTCTGGCGTCCTTTACTCGCTGATTGCGCTTGGCTTTGTTCTTATCTTTAAGTCCTCGCGCATCTTCAACTTTGCGCAGGGCATTATGGTTGTGTTTGCGGCGCTGTCACTTGTCGGCCTGCACACCTTCCTGGTTCCGTTTGTAGGCAATGAGTTTGTTGCTGCTGCAATCGCGATGCCACTTACTCTGGGCATTATGTACGCGCTGGCGATGGGCGTGGAGCGTATGGTGCTGCGTCCGCTTGTTGGTCAGCCGGACATCATCCTGTTCATGGCAACCATCGGTATCACCATGTTCCTCATCGGCTTTGGTGAGTTCGTGTTCGGTGGTGAAAACAAGGTGATGATCACCGAAGCGCTTGGTATTCCTACCGGTGCTATCGAGTTCGAACCGTTCGGTGGCTTCCTGCTGCTGGAAGAGAAAGACGTGTTCGCGGTTGTCATGGCGATTGTGCTGGTTATCAGCTTGCTGGTGTTCCTGAACAAATCTGCAATGGGACGTGCGATCCGTGCGCTGGGTGATGACCATACAGCAGCATTGTCTGTGGGTATTTCTCTGAGCACGATCTGGGTTCTGGTGTGGTTCATTGCCGGTGTGATTGCTCTTGCGACTGGTATCGTCTGGGGTGCTCGTGCAGGCGTGTCCTTTGCTCTGGAAGTGATTGCCTACAAAGCACTGCCAGTGCTGATGCTTGGCGGGCTGGAATCCGTCTCCGGTGCGATCATCGGCGGTATCGCCATTGGTCTTCTTGAAAAAATCTTTGAAATCTACTGGGGTCAGCCTCTGTTCGGTGGCAACACTGAAACCTGGTTCGCCTTTATCTTTGCTTTGATTGTTCTGCTGTTCCGTCCGCAAGGGCTGTTCGGTGAGAAAATCATTGAGCGCGTGTAA
- a CDS encoding ABC transporter ATP-binding protein, whose amino-acid sequence MDPTLEEVKRRAEEREVLLDLENVSLSFGGVKAITNISFNIKKGEIRAIIGPNGAGKTSMLNVINGFYQPQEGVITFNGEKRKSMKPHLAVSQGIARTFQNVALFKGMSTLDNIMAGRATRMKQNMFWQMLYWGPAQREEIEHRKKVEEIIDFLEIQHIRRTPVGTLPYGLQKRVELARALAMEPELLLLDEPMAGMNLEEKEDMSRFILDVNDQLGTTIALIEHDMGVVMDLSDRVVVLDYGRKIADGVPDEVQSNQEVIDAYLGVSH is encoded by the coding sequence ATGGATCCAACGCTCGAAGAGGTCAAAAGAAGGGCCGAGGAGCGCGAGGTTCTGCTGGATCTTGAGAACGTTTCTCTCTCCTTTGGCGGCGTTAAGGCAATCACGAACATCTCCTTCAACATCAAGAAGGGCGAAATTCGCGCAATCATTGGTCCCAATGGTGCTGGCAAGACGTCCATGCTCAACGTGATCAATGGTTTTTATCAGCCACAGGAAGGCGTGATTACCTTCAATGGCGAAAAGCGTAAGTCCATGAAGCCGCACCTTGCGGTTAGTCAGGGCATCGCTCGAACCTTCCAGAACGTTGCTTTGTTTAAAGGCATGTCCACGCTGGATAACATCATGGCGGGTCGTGCAACGCGGATGAAGCAGAACATGTTCTGGCAGATGCTCTACTGGGGGCCTGCTCAGAGGGAAGAGATCGAGCACCGCAAGAAGGTCGAGGAGATCATCGACTTCCTTGAAATCCAGCATATCCGTCGCACTCCTGTGGGCACGCTTCCATACGGCTTGCAGAAGCGTGTTGAGCTTGCTCGTGCGTTGGCGATGGAGCCTGAACTGCTGTTGCTCGATGAGCCGATGGCAGGGATGAACCTGGAAGAGAAAGAGGACATGAGCCGTTTCATTCTGGATGTGAATGATCAGCTCGGCACCACGATTGCTCTGATCGAGCATGACATGGGTGTTGTTATGGATCTTTCCGATCGTGTTGTTGTTCTGGACTATGGCCGCAAGATTGCTGATGGCGTGCCGGATGAAGTGCAGAGCAACCAGGAAGTTATTGATGCCTATCTTGGCGTGTCACACTAG